A genomic region of Desulfovibrio sp. TomC contains the following coding sequences:
- a CDS encoding LutC/YkgG family protein produces the protein MTTPNLVELLTQKASLVSAVVRPVASMDEAMAYVTDVCVGKEACQILASGCDAPLSDTAEALCETKQEKIICAPQMPAEAMETLSGLCAEKGIRLITSGMRSRLGGIDIGLTMAVAGIADTGTVVVRSMSEEVRLASMVAEIHIAVLPASSIVADSYALEPTLVEWMAQPDYTAFVTGPSRTADIERVLALGVHGPLELHILILEDK, from the coding sequence ATGACGACCCCCAATCTGGTCGAACTGCTGACGCAAAAGGCCTCCCTGGTCTCGGCCGTGGTGCGGCCCGTCGCGTCCATGGACGAAGCCATGGCCTATGTGACCGATGTGTGCGTGGGCAAGGAGGCCTGCCAGATCCTGGCTTCGGGCTGCGACGCCCCCCTGTCCGACACGGCCGAAGCTCTGTGCGAGACCAAACAGGAAAAGATCATTTGTGCACCGCAAATGCCGGCCGAGGCCATGGAGACGCTCAGCGGCCTGTGTGCCGAGAAGGGCATCCGCCTTATCACCTCGGGAATGCGCTCGCGCCTGGGCGGCATCGACATCGGCCTGACCATGGCCGTAGCCGGCATTGCCGACACCGGTACGGTCGTTGTGCGCTCGATGAGCGAGGAAGTGCGTCTGGCCAGCATGGTGGCTGAAATCCACATCGCCGTACTGCCGGCCTCGTCCATTGTGGCCGATTCCTACGCCCTGGAACCAACACTCGTCGAATGGATGGCCCAGCCCGATTACACGGCCTTTGTCACCGGCCCCAGCCGCACCGCCGACATCGAGCGGGTATTGGCCCTTGGCGTGCATGGCCCGCTGGAACTGCACATCCTCATCCTGGAGGACAAGTAG
- a CDS encoding L-lactate permease: MSWVQQYQPLGSVAMSALVAGIPLYILFFMLAVKRMAGHKAAFAATAVAVLLSIFAWGMPANLAIGATLYGAAFGIFPIVWIVITAIWVYNMTVESGEFNIIKNSLAQITDDRRLQAIFIAFAFGSFIEGTAGFGTPVAITAAMLVGLGFNPLYAAGICLIANTAPVAFGAIGIPIVVAAKVTDLDMMKISAICGRQLPFLSIIVPLWISVTMCGFKRTMEILPAVIIAGVCFAGSQFLVSNFVGPYLPDIISAIVTIIGLGLFLKVWKPKQTWHFPDEPPAASRVVASEFSGGEIFRAWLPYIILAVMVFFWGIDSFKAILDKIFFMKFEWPGLHNLVMKAAPIVAKDTPYPAVFNLNLLSTPGTAILFAGLISILFMPGYGFGKGFVCLIRTIKQLRWPIATIAMILGLAYIMNYSGMSSSMGLAFAASGALFPFFSPILGWLGVFLTGSDTSSNALFGSLQKTTAQQIGVDPHLTVAANSSGGVTGKMISPQSISVATAASNMVGKEGDIFRFTLPHSLAMLGFVAVLTLLQAYALKWMLP; the protein is encoded by the coding sequence ATGTCGTGGGTCCAACAGTACCAACCGCTGGGGAGCGTGGCCATGTCCGCCTTGGTCGCGGGCATCCCTCTGTACATCCTGTTCTTCATGCTGGCCGTCAAACGCATGGCCGGTCACAAAGCCGCCTTCGCGGCCACGGCCGTGGCTGTGCTGTTGTCGATCTTCGCCTGGGGCATGCCGGCCAACCTTGCCATCGGCGCTACCCTCTACGGCGCAGCCTTTGGCATCTTCCCCATTGTCTGGATCGTCATCACCGCCATCTGGGTCTACAACATGACGGTCGAGTCCGGCGAATTCAACATCATCAAAAACTCCCTGGCCCAGATCACCGACGACCGTCGGCTCCAGGCCATTTTCATCGCTTTCGCCTTCGGCTCCTTCATTGAAGGGACGGCCGGCTTCGGCACGCCCGTGGCCATCACCGCCGCCATGCTGGTGGGCCTTGGCTTCAACCCGCTCTACGCCGCCGGCATCTGCCTGATCGCCAACACCGCGCCGGTTGCCTTTGGCGCCATCGGCATCCCCATCGTGGTCGCGGCCAAGGTCACCGACCTCGACATGATGAAAATCAGCGCCATCTGCGGCCGTCAGCTGCCCTTTCTGTCCATCATCGTGCCCCTTTGGATCTCGGTCACCATGTGCGGTTTCAAGCGCACCATGGAAATCCTGCCGGCCGTCATCATCGCCGGCGTGTGCTTTGCCGGTTCCCAGTTCCTGGTTTCCAACTTCGTCGGCCCCTACCTGCCCGACATCATCTCGGCCATCGTCACCATCATCGGCCTTGGCCTGTTCCTCAAGGTCTGGAAGCCCAAGCAGACCTGGCACTTCCCGGATGAACCGCCGGCGGCCAGCCGCGTCGTGGCCTCGGAATTCTCCGGCGGCGAGATCTTCCGCGCTTGGCTTCCCTACATCATCCTGGCCGTCATGGTCTTTTTCTGGGGCATTGATTCCTTCAAGGCCATCCTGGACAAGATCTTCTTCATGAAGTTCGAGTGGCCGGGCCTGCATAATCTGGTCATGAAGGCCGCCCCCATCGTGGCCAAGGATACCCCGTATCCGGCCGTTTTCAATCTCAACCTGCTGTCCACCCCGGGTACGGCCATCCTGTTTGCCGGCTTGATCTCCATCCTCTTCATGCCTGGGTATGGCTTCGGCAAGGGCTTTGTCTGCCTGATTCGCACCATCAAGCAGCTGCGCTGGCCCATCGCCACCATCGCCATGATCCTGGGCCTGGCCTACATCATGAACTACTCGGGCATGAGCTCGTCCATGGGTCTGGCCTTTGCCGCCTCCGGCGCGCTGTTCCCGTTCTTCTCGCCGATCCTCGGCTGGCTGGGCGTGTTCCTGACCGGTTCCGACACCTCGTCCAACGCCCTGTTTGGTTCGCTGCAAAAGACCACCGCCCAGCAGATCGGCGTCGATCCGCACCTGACCGTGGCCGCCAACTCCTCGGGCGGCGTTACCGGCAAGATGATCTCGCCCCAGTCCATCTCCGTGGCCACTGCGGCCTCGAACATGGTCGGCAAGGAAGGCGATATCTTCCGCTTCACCCTGCCCCACTCCCTGGCCATGCTGGGCTTCGTCGCCGTGCTGACGCTGCTCCAGGCCTATGCCCTGAAGTGGATGCTGCCCTAA